A genomic stretch from Kogia breviceps isolate mKogBre1 chromosome 1, mKogBre1 haplotype 1, whole genome shotgun sequence includes:
- the RGS4 gene encoding regulator of G-protein signaling 4, with translation MCKGLAGLPASCLRSAKDMKHRLGFLLQKSDSCEHNSSHSKRDKVVICQRVSQEEVKKWAESLENLISHECGLAAFKAFLKSEYSEENIDFWISCEEYKKIKSPSKLSPKAKKIYNEFISVQATKEVNLDSCTREETSRNMLEPTITCFDEAQKKIFNLMEKDSYRRFLKSRFYLDLANLSSCGSEKQKGAKSSTDCPSLVPQCA, from the exons ATGTGCAAAGGACTTGCAGGTCTGCCGGCTTCTTGCTTGAGGAG TGCAAAAGATATGAAACATCGGCTCGGTTTCCTGCTGCAGAAGTCTGATTCCTGTGAACATAACTCTTCCCACAGCAAGAGGGACAAAGTGGTGATTTGTCAGAG GGTGAGccaagaggaagtcaaaaaatgggctgaaTCACTGGAAAACCTGATTAGTCATGAAT GTGGACTCGCAGCTTTCAAAGCTTTCTTGAAGTCTGAATACAGTGAGGAGAACATTGACTTCTGGATCAGCTGTGAAGAGTACAAGAAAATCAAATCACCCTCGAAACTAAGTCCCAAGGCCAAAAAGATCTATAATGAATTCATCTCAGTCCAGGCAACCAAAGAG GTAAACCTGGACTCTTGTACCAGGGAGGAGACGAGTCGTAACATGCTGGAGCCTACGATAACCTGCTTTGATGAGGCTCAGAAGAAGATTTTCAACCTGATGGAAAAGGATTCATACCGCCGCTTCCTCAAGTCCCGATTCTATCTTGATTTGGCCAACCTTTCCAGCTGTGGATCAGAGAAGCAGAAAGGAGCCAAGAGTTCTACAGACTGTCCTTCCCTGGTGCCCCAGTGTGCCTAA